In Aspergillus oryzae RIB40 DNA, chromosome 6, one genomic interval encodes:
- a CDS encoding RPAP1 family protein (uncharacterized conserved protein) has protein sequence MAFRGERFVVDLDSDDDQSSSAPPASSISLPGLIGEIRERSPAAPPAPPKPAAAGFPAHRRRVKQSAFRQRREDSSTTNTSIASQNDEKRIIDDENRRQLATMSHDQIQQEREELMASIDPSLLERFLRRARIDSEESKTDTRSNPPVSIKHQVDPAEAAAPPPEPVSESKPLTSRDEQTHRDDLPPPQMPDDLRPAFESPLPSSVHFPTPPSQLNPMPNLDPSSPSFLSDLQAHYFPNITHDPSALSWLQPPSTDSDAPDATSAYHPASNAEAVHPAALRFSFLGTLLSPTTSLALPTDLGLHHHGKDPHAAGYTIPELAILSRSSFPAQRCIAWQVLGRILFRLGKGQFGERGSTLVEGLWSVIEREGVVAGMLAEADGTSNGATRSEKQEQDSARSKGGIGHHASATAWAVEGVWLWQMGGGGDRGVLKEGAVRSQ, from the coding sequence ATGGCATTTCGCGGTGAAAGATTTGTTGTCGATCTAGattctgatgatgatcagTCCTCATCCGCGCCTCCCGCTTCCTCTATATCCCTTCCTGGTCTGATCGGCGAAATCCGTGAACGCTCGCCCGCTGCCCCTCCAGCTCCACCCAAACCTGCTGCAGCTGGGTTTCCTGCTCATCGTCGTCGCGTGAAGCAGTCCGCTTTTAGACAACGTCGAGAAGACTCTTCCACTACGAACACTTCAATTGCTAGTCAGAATGACGAAAAAAGGATAATTGATGATGAGAACCGTCGGCAGTTAGCGACCATGTCGCATGATCAGATTCAACAAGAACGAGAGGAACTCATGGCATCCATAGACCCCTCGCTGCTTGAACGGTTCCTTCGCAGAGCCCGTATTGACTCCGAGGAATCGAAGACTGACACTCGATCGAATCCACCTGTATCCATCAAACATCAGGTGGACCCCGCCGAAGCAGCAGCCCCTCCTCCTGAGCCTGTTTCCGAATCCAAGCCTTTAACCTCTCGAGACGAACAAACTCATCGAGATGACCTTCCCCCTCCGCAAATGCCTGATGATCTCCGACCTGCCTTTGAATCCCCTCTTCCCAGCTCCGTTCACTTCCCCACCCCGCCGTCACAGTTGAACCCCATGCCTAACCTTGACCCGTCATCCCCATCGTTCTTGTCTGACCTTCAAGCCCACTACTTTCCCAACATCACCCACGACCCGTCCGCTTTGTCTTGGCTTCAGCCGCCTTCCACAGATTCGGATGCACCAGACGCGACATCAGCCTACCACCCTGCCAGCAATGCAGAAGCTGTCCACCCCGCCGCGCTgcgcttttccttcctcgGGACACTGCTTTCGCCCACCACATCTCTTGCCCTCCCGACTGATTTaggccttcatcatcatggtaAAGACCCTCATGCCGCTGGTTACACTATACCCGAGTTAGCCATCCTTAGCCGctcctcctttcctgctCAACGTTGTATCGCCTGGCAGGTTCTGGGCCGTATCCTCTTCCGTCTGGGGAAAGGTCAGTTTGGAGAACGCGGGAGTACACTGGTAGAGGGGCTGTGGTCTGTCATTGAACGCGAGGGTGTGGTCGCTGGCATGCTGGCCGAAGCCGATGGCACGTCAAATGGAGCAACTCGCTCAGAGAAGCAGGAACAGGATTCGGCGAGGTCTAAGGGAGGCATCGGTCATCATGCCAGTGCTACTGCGTGGGCTGTCGAAGGCGTATGGCTTTGGCAGATGGGCGGTGGTGGAGACCGAGGGGTTTTAAAAGAAGGGGCCGTTAGATCTCAATAA
- a CDS encoding uncharacterized protein (predicted protein): MSTEPAIRTAQDDLESRTSIDQTPRETRPRRSRRKKDEGQDAGRKDTPKPTKSKTKEKEKEKEPETGRQNDKELDKENHKDKESRDKEQDPKESKRGSRRQRDKSSSTSANPSNSSSTHARKKPKLEATPPDQSPSVPATSATAAASPPATTTVTTSTTAVTTAAPAPAPSAAPAAAAAPAPAPVQVPSTPAASPPASSGSIHLLQSHLHQQHRSPLHPSPSLPPSSHPTPPPAALGHPSSYPTMAPTGPPRPQSQPPPPPPTRTSGQNFDPIRSAFDTASPAPTPGPTSTFSPPARPLSPRPTFRASASPAIASIIDPPTTTSPSVYAPRPYASPNHGASIYSPSPAATPIIAPTPHPPPQPISPYAHRSPYPTPSQLQPSHDSQLSGHSSSQGPPPPPAPPHLSAAPEPPAPAPSNNHRAPSPGPTPMDVDTDQHAAPKAPKKDTKAPPTAPPSNAASPKPSRATKEPPPPLPQGSGLISNALFGVGDAASTSDSDSRRTPSIIIHIPLQGTGNRIVNFARLAEEQYGFAALHPRLAAHKERLARVAAAGAALERNDKSGRGLSAGESADEDLSLEVERDSDLDGDSALGSAAARTNGPEAPDGKKKRRKKKMEEYDRDDPFVDDSELAWQEQAAASKDGFFVYSGPLVPEGEKVQVER; this comes from the coding sequence ATGTCCACCGAGCCGGCCATACGGACGGCTCAGGACGATCTCGAGTCGCGCACCTCTATCGACCAAACTCCCCGTGAAACTCGTCCTAGACGGTCGCGTCGCAAGAAGGACGAGGGACAGGACGCTGGGCGAAAGGACACTCCTAAACCTACCAAGTCAAAGActaaagaaaaggagaaagaaaaagaaccagagACGGGGAGGCAGAACGACAAGGAAttagacaaagaaaatcataaGGATAAGGAGAGCAGGGATAAAGAGCAGGATCCGAAAGAGTCGAAACGCGGCAGTCGTCGCCAGAGGGACAAATCGTCATCAACGTCGGCCAATCcttccaattcctcttctacTCACGCTCGGAAGAAGCCTAAGTTGGAAGCAACACCGCCGGATCAAAGTCCCAGTGTCCCGGCGACTTCTGCAACTGCTGCAGCCTCCCCCCCAGCGACGACTACTGTCACGACTAGTACTACTGCTGTTACGAcagctgctcctgctcctgctcctaGCGCCGCcccagctgcagctgcagctccagctccagctccagtccAAGTTCCAAGCACCCCCGCTGCTAGCCCTCCAGCATCGTCAGGCTCTAttcaccttctccaatcTCACCTGCACCAGCAACATCGATCTCCATTGCACCCGTCCCCCTCACTGCCACCCTCGTCTCATCCCACTCCGCCGCCCGCGGCCCTTGGTCATCCGTCATCTTACCCGACGATGGCTCCCACAGGACCTCCGCGGCCGCAATCCCagccaccacctcccccacCGACTAGGACCAGCGGTCAGAATTTCGACCCCATTCGGTCCGCCTTCGATACAGCTTCCCCAGCCCCAACACCGGGGCCAACGTCGACCTTCAGTCCTCCGGCGCGCCCTCTCTCTCCACGCCCAACATTCCGCGCTAGCGCTTCACCTGCTATAGCCAGCATAATTGACCCTCCCACAACTACCTCACCGTCTGTCTATGCTCCCCGTCCATATGCTTCTCCGAACCATGGCGCATCCATATACTCCCCTTCCCCTGCGGCTACACCAATCATCGCTCCGACGCCGCATCCGCCACCTCAGCCGATCTCGCCATACGCCCATCGATCGCCCTATCCAACCCCTTCACAATTACAGCCATCACACGATTCGCAGTTATCCGGTCATTCTTCGTCCCAAGGCCCGCCGCCGCCACCCGCACCACCACATCTATCAGCAGCTCCTGAGCCTCCGGCGCCTGCACCGTCTAATAACCATCGCGCGCCTTCACCCGGGCCTACCCCAATGGACGTAGATACGGATCAGCATGCGGCCCCCAAAGCACCAAAAAAGGATACCAAGGCTCCCCCCACAGCGCCTCCATCAAACGCTGCATCACCAAAGCCCTCTCGCGCAACCAAGGAGCCACCGCCTCCATTACCTCAAGGCTCAGGGCTGATCTCCAATGCCTTGTTTGGCGTGGGCGACGCCGCGTCAACCAGCGATTCCGATTCTCGGCGAACGCCCAGCATTATAATACACATTCCATTGCAAGGAACTGGCAACAGGATTGTCAACTTCGCGCGCTTGGCCGAGGAACAATACGGCTTTGCCGCTTTACATCCTCGCCTCGCGGCTCACAAGGAACGACTCGCCCGTGTAGCCGCAGCGGGTGCTGCATTAGAACGAAATGATAAGTCCGGTCGGGGACTCTCAGCCGGGGAGAGTGCTGATGAAGATCTCAGTCTCGAAGTTGAGCGTGACAGTGACTTAGATGGAGACAGTGCGTTGGGCAGCGCAGCAGCTCGCACAAACGGGCCTGAGGCTCCagatgggaaaaagaagcgtcgcaagaagaagatggaagaatatGACCGGGACGATCCGTTTGTTGACGATAGCGAGCTGGCCTGGCAGGAACAGGCCGCGGCCAGCAAGGACGGCTTCTTCGTATATAGTGGTCCTCTGGTGCCTGAGGGCGAAAAAGTGCAAGTAGAACGGTGA
- a CDS encoding oxysterol-binding protein related protein OSH3 (oxysterol-binding protein), with protein sequence MESDVSQEFFDAVDGGSSSPLLKIKGDSDDEGANDFSDATARQAEDKVVVDDAPSDSEDEVSETPTPQGDRYAPLFPAKPKSLTPLPLSKVPRRSNIPAPTVMPPSLIGFLRKNVGKDLSQISMPVSSNEPFSLLQRAAEVMEYSVLLDHAASASDAVERLLYVTAYALSSLSCNRVKERSIRKPFNPMLGETYELVREDLGYRFIAEKVSHRPVQLAYQADGKDWSVAQSPMPTQKFWGKSAEIVTEGKMRLTLHTTGEHFSWSNATSFLRNIIAGEKYSEPVGEMSVVNETTGQKTVSAFKAGGMFSGRSEEVVTKTLDSSGRELPLGLTGTWTTSLQMTKNGSATAPVWNAGPLVPNAPKHYGLTVFAATLNEITPIEDHKLPPTDSRLRPDQRALEDGDVDQAEEVKVKLEESQRARRREMESAGQTWNPRWFTRVDDDLVGNEGEVVWRLKSGKEGYWEERSKGNWTGVVPVFET encoded by the coding sequence ATGGAATCAGACGTGTCCCAGGAGTTCTTCGATGCTGTCGACGGAGGCAGTTCGTCCCCGTTGTTAAAAATAAAGGGTGAtagtgacgatgaaggggCAAATGACTTTAGCGATGCTACTGCCCGGCAGGCAGAGGATAAAGTTGTAGTGGACGATGCGCCGTCGGACAGTGAGGATGAAGTCTCTGAGACTCCGACGCCTCAGGGTGATCGATACGCCCCGCTGTTTCCTGCGAAACCTAAGTCACTCACACCTTTGCCGCTTAGCAAAGTCCCTCGTCGTTCGAACATTCCCGCTCCGACAGTCATGCCTCCCAGTTTGATCGGGTTTCTTCGCAAGAACGTTGGTAAAGACCTTTCCCAAATTTCGATGCCAGTGTCCTCTAACGAGCCGTTTTCCTTGTTACAACGTGCGGCCGAGGTGATGGAGTATTCTGTACTTCTAGACCATGCCGCTAGCGCTTCCGATGCAGTTGAACGGCTTCTATATGTGACTGCCTACGCACTCTCGTCACTGTCCTGCAACCGGGTCAAGGAGCGGTCAATCCGGAAGCCCTTCAATCCCATGCTAGGAGAGACATACGAGCTTGTCCGCGAAGATCTCGGATATCGATTCATTGCGGAGAAAGTTTCCCACAGACCCGTGCAACTAGCCTACCAAGCGGATGGTAAGGATTGGAGTGTTGCGCAATCCCCCATGCCAACACAGAAGTTCTGGGGGAAATCTGCAGAAATTGTGACCGAAGGAAAGATGAGGTTAACGCTACATACGACCGGTGAGCATTTTAGTTGGTCAAATGCCACATCTTTCCTGCGCAACATCATCGCTGGTGAGAAATATTCTGAGCCTGTTGGCGAAATGTCGGTTGTGAACGAGACGACTGGGCAGAAAACTGTGTCGGCTTTCAAGGCAGGGGGCATGTTCTCGGGCCGCAGTGAGGAGGTCGTCACGAAAACACTGGACTCTAGCGGTCGTGAGCTGCCTCTCGGGCTGACGGGTACCTGGACCACCTCTCTCCAGATGACCAAGAACGGCTCTGCCACAGCACCTGTGTGGAATGCCGGACCGTTGGTTCCCAACGCACCGAAGCACTACGGCCTCACTGTATTCGCAGCCACCCTCAACGAGATCACTCCAATCGAAGACCATAAGCTTCCACCAACGGACTCGCGTCTCCGCCCCGACCAACGGGCCTTGGAAGACGGCGACGTTGACCAGGCAGAAGAGGTTAAGGTTAAGCTGGAAGAATCTCAACGTGCTCGCCGCCGCGAGATGGAATCAGCAGGTCAAACGTGGAATCCAAGGTGGTTTACCCGAGTGGACGATGATCTTGTCGGAAATGAAGGCGAAGTCGTGTGGCGTCTAAAGTCGGGTAAAGAGGGATATTGGGAAGAACGGTCGAAAGGGAATTGGACCGGCGTGGTTCCAGTGTTTGAGACATAA
- the ste7 gene encoding MAP kinase kinase Ste7 (mitogen-activated protein kinase kinase (MAP2K)) has protein sequence MADQFKARTLKRKNVKGLALNAAPKPLSNPSDGDAQVPGAIGNTDSNRTDTLEIGLEFRLDLRSEDLITLKELGAGNGGTVSKVMHASTKVVMARKIIRVDAKENVRKQILRELQVGHDCNSPNIVTFYGAFQNEARDIVLCMEYMDCGSLDRISKDFGPVRVDVLGKITESVLAGLVYLYEAHRIMHRDIKPSNILVNSRGNIKLCDFGVATETVNSIADTFVGTSTYMAPERIQGGAYTVRSDVWSVGLTVMELAVGRFPFDASDSSAGDRASAGPMGILDLLQQIVHEPAPKLPKSDAFPPILHEFVAKCLLKKSEERPTPRELYDKDAFLQAAKRTPVDLQEWAISMMERHNRKSYLAPPPPKSLKDEKEESPRRSPAPKPALSKSSRTPHYTPTSGEIPVNMVNEMSSHSRHYHVPPNPSPRPSRSTRSPPTISLEHLSLETKDDDYRSGRRPSRAHLGDPVSALEPPSRQHIASRSASSHNMKSRMPLQTSAMPVRAAPPPSGPLPPASVPGTPWQR, from the exons ATGGCCGACCAATTCAAAGCTCGAACGCTAAAACGCAAAAATGTCAAAGGTCTCGCTCTGAACGCAGCACCCAAACCCCTCTCCAACCCGTCCGATGGCGACGCCCAAGTTCCCGGTGCGATTGGAAATACCGACAGCAACCGTACCGATACGCTGGAGATCGGACTGGAGTTCCGCCTTGATCTTCGCAGTGAGGATTTGATCACCCTGAAAGAACTAGGGGCGGGCAATGGCGGTACAGTCTCCAAGGTCATGCATGCTTCTACCAAAGTTGTCATGGCCCGAAAG ATTATCCGTGTCGATGCCAAGGAGAACGTTCGAAAACAGATACTGCGGGAGCTTCAAGTTGGCCACGACTGCAATTCTCCGAATATCGTGACCTTCTATGGAGCATTTCAAAATGAAGCCAGGGATATTGTTCTGTGTATGGAATACATGGACTGTGG CTCTCTTGATCGTATATCCAAAGACTTCGGTCCTGTCCGAGTGGATGTACTAGGCAAGATCACAGAGTCAGTACTGGCTGGTCTTGTGTACCTCTATGAAGCGCATCGCATCATGCATCGTGATATCAAACCATCCAACATCCTTGTCAATTCGCGGGGAAACATTAAACTTTGCGATTTCGGTGTCGCTACTGAGACAGTCAATTCGATCGCCGACACCTTTGTCGGCACTTCGACCTACATGGCACCCGAGCGCATTCAAGGCGGCGCGTATACTGTCCGTTCGGATGTTTGGAGCGTAGGCCTGACGGTCATGGAATTGGCTGTGGGTCGATTTCCCTTCGATGCCTCAGATTCTTCGGCAGGAGACCGAGCTAGTGCTGGCCCTATGGGTATCTTGGACCTTCTACAACAGATTGTCCATGAGCCCGCCCCGAAGCTTCCAAAAAGCGATGCTTTCCCCCCGATCCTACACGAGTTCGTCGCCAAATGCCTCCTTAAGAAATCCGAAGAGCGGCCAACGCCCCGAGAATTATAT GACAAGGACGCGTTCCTTCAGGCTGCTAAACGTACACCAGTTGATCTCCAAGAATGGGCGATTAGCATGATGGAGCGACATAACCGAAAGTCCTATCTAGCTCCCCCACCGCCTAAGTCTCTCAaggacgagaaagaagaatcaCCGCGTCGTAGCCCCGCTCCAAAGCCAGCACTTAGCAAATCGTCTCGCACACCACACTATACCCCAACATCTGGAGAGATCCCGGTGAATATGGTCAACGAAATGTCTTCCCATAGCCGGCATTATCACGTACCGCCGAACCCATCTCCTCGCCCAAGTCGGTCGACTAGATCTCCGCCCACGATTTCACTCGAACATCTTTCTCTGGAAaccaaggatgatgattatCGATCGGGACGCCGCCCCTCGCGTGCGCACTTAGGAGACCCGGTGTCGGCACTGGAGCCACCCTCGCGTCAGCACATCGCATCTCGCTCAGCGAGCTCACATAACATGAAATCGAGAATGCCACTTCAGACATCAGCTATGCCTGTTCGtgcagctcctcctcccagTGGGCCCTTACCACCGGCATCAGTGCCGGGAACACCATGGCAACGCTAA
- the spt6 gene encoding chromatin-remodeling histone chaperone SPT6 (transcription elongation factor SPT6): MSARDLVEGEAMLDDEENEEELADDYDGEGEAHQGAGTANPYDSSEEDDDDDDDEEAARAVREGFIVDEDEELEDRAERRREKRKRRREEREREDEHLDEEDLELIGELNPSLQAPVAAESKFKRLKRGHKDRDLRQPSQGIDDIFNSDEEEEAAGDYGRHGHRRHMHDEMDDFIEEDVFSDEELQREREDLEIARPAKKGMTGLGATDAAGLDENALEDMRAAFGDGNEYLFALEMEDQEEEQEEDEEKHLDLKDVFEPSQLAEKMLTEEDNQIRLLDEPERHQIARKPYRNVVLTEEQFREEAAWISNLMLLKKRIEPELREPFQRSVAKVLEFLVTDDWEVPFIFQHRKDYMIHAVKAPVEGAGEDGDASQYTVRAEKLLNMTDLWDIFDHDLKFKALVEKRNTIQKTYDNLQSLFNVSDSVVEEMLPAAVTMEELQDVQDYIHFQYASQLRDMTLMNSDVNGETHRRKASSKTFFERVRNGKAYGLVRAFGITADAFAQNALKEGRRQYTEDPAERPEEMADGFVDNDFSNASHVIKAAKSLFAEEIVMSPKMRKVIRQAYYMNGAVDCFRTEKGLRRIDEQHPYYEFKYLRNQQLSDIARRPELYLRMLKAEEEGLVEVKVRFENFDQFRQRLYPDIESDNYSEIADGWNRSRRDVLDMALGKLERLINRSVKENIRQECENHVAKECRETFSQRLDQAPYKPKGMVLGTVPRVLALSTGSGVVGREPIHWAYIEEDGRVLENGKFVDLSIGDRDRNIPDGKDVEAFVELVDRRRPDVIGVSGMSPETRRLYKLLAEVVDKKDLRGAPYTDDHDEEISDRLEVIIVNDEVARLYQHSERAKKDHPSFAPLTHYCVALAKYLQSPLKEYASLGRDIVSIQFKPGQQLVTQELLLKQLETALVDMVNLVGVDINEAVTDSSTANLLPYVCGLGPRKAAHLLKIVNMNGGVVNNRVELLGVNAQYPAMGVKVWNNCASFLYIDFENVDPDADPLDNTRVHPEDYDIARKMAADALELDEEDIKAETDENGTGAIVRKLFREEAQDRVNDLILEEYAEQLEKNLNQRKRATLETIRAELQQPYEELRKQYVFLSTDDIFTMLTGETSDTLAEGMVVPISIKRVSDDHIDGKLDCGIDALVPESELTDRYDIPVRALYSPHQTVSAKILFLNRKNFTCNVSLREEQVSRPVSNTQDRLRGEWDERQEQQDRESLQEKTQSGGRTMRVIKHPLFRPFNSTQAEEFLGSQSRGDVVIRPSSKGHDHLAVTWKVADGIFQHIDVLELDKENEFSVGRTLKVGGRYTYSDLDDLIFNHVKAMAKKVDEMMLHEKYQDGTKDATYSWLETYTKANPKRSAYAFCIDPKHAGYFFLCFKAGENARLHSWPVKVIPQGYELQRNPYPDMRALCNGFKLLFTNMQAGKRR, from the exons ATGAGCGCCCGCGATCTTGTCGAGGGAGAGGCCatgctggatgatgaggagaatgaagaggagtTGGCTGATGACTATGACGGCGAAGGCGAAGCTCATCAGGGTGCTGGCACTGCGAATCCCTACGACTCaagtgaagaggacgatgatgatgatgacgatgaggaggccGCCCGTGCA GTCCGGGAAGGTTTTAttgtcgatgaagatgaagaactggaagacCGCGCGGAGCGCCGGcgggagaagagaaagcgaCGTAGGGAAGAACGCGAGCGCGAAGATGAGCACCTAGATGAGGAAGACTTGGAACTCATCGGAGAACTCAATCCGTCACTTCAAGCCCCGGTTGCTGCAGAG TCTAAATTCAAGCGCTTGAAACGAGGACACAAAGATCGTGATCTTCGACAGCCCTCTCAAGGTATCGACGACATTTTCAActccgacgaagaagaggaagctgcAGGCGACTATGGAAGGCATGGGCATAGGAGGCATATGCatgatgagatggacgacTTCATCGAGGAGGACGTTTTCTCGGATGAGGAGCTACAGAGGGAACGAGAGGACCTAGAGATTGCGCGTCCCGCAAAGAAGGGCATGACCGGCTTAGGAGCTACTGATGCTGCTGGACTAGATGAAAACGCCTTAGAGGATATGCGCGCGGCTTTTGGAGACGGCAATGAATACTTGTTTGCtctggagatggaggatcaagaggaagagcaggaggaagatgaagagaaacacTTGGATCTCAAGGATGTCTTTGAGCCATCTCagttggcggagaagatgttAACGGAAGAGGATAATCAGATCCGTCTGTTGGATGAACCGGAAAGACATCAGATTGCCCGGAAGCCGTATCGCAACGTTGTCCTCACCGAAGAGCAATtccgagaagaagccgcCTGGATCTCTAACCTCATGCTCCTCAAAAAGCGCATTGAACCCGAGCTGCGCGAACCTTTCCAACGATCTGTGGCCAAGGTGCTTGAGTTCTTAGTGACGGATGATTGGGAAGTCCCGTTCATCTTCCAGCATCGGAAGGACTACATGATTCATGCTGTCAAAGCTCCTGTCGAGGGtgccggagaagatggtgacGCGTCTCAATACACGGTACGAGCGGAGAAGCTCTTAAACATGACGGACCTCTGGGACATATTCGACCATGATCTCAAGTTTAAGGCTCTGGTAGAGAAACGAAATACGATTCAGAAAACCTATGATAATTTGCAGAGTCTATTCAACGTGAGTGACTCtgttgtggaggagatgctccCAGCAGCTGTCacgatggaggagcttcAAGATGTGCAGGATTACATTCACTTCCAATATGCGTCTCAGCTGCGGGACATGACTCTTATGAACAGCGATGTGAACGGAGAAACACACCGGCGGAAGGCGTCAAGCAAAACCTTTTTCGAGCGTGTCCGAAATGGTAAGGCATACGGCTTGGTGCGTGCATTTGGCATTACAGCAGATGCTTTTGCGCAAAATGCTTTGAAGGAAGGTCGTCGTCAGTATACGGAAGACCCAGCAGAGAGGCCGGAGGAGATGGCCGACGGGTTTGTGGATAATGATTTCTCCAATGCATCGCATGTTATTAAAGCTGCCAAGAGCTTGTTCGCCGAGGAAATCGTGATGAGCCCTAAAATGCGAAAGGTCATTCGCCAGGCGTACTACATGAATGGCGCTGTCGACTGCTTCCGAACGGAGAAGGGCCTCCGTAGGATCGACGAGCAGCACCCCTACTATGAGTTCAAATACCTTCGAAACCAGCAGCTCAGTGACATTGCCCGCCGACCGGAGCTTTATCTTCGCATGCTTAAGGCCGAAgaggagggtttggtggAAGTCAAGGTCCGCTTCGAGAACTTTGACCAGTTCCGCCAACGTCTTTATCCCGACATTGAATCCGATAACTATAGCGAAATAGCGGACGGCTGGAACCGTAGTCGTCGGGACGTCTTGGACATGGCTCTTGGTAAGTTAGAGCGACTGATTAACCGCAGCGTGAAGGAGAACATCCGCCAGGAATGTGAGAACCATGTGGCAAAGGAATGTCGAGAAACTTTCTCTCAGCGATTGGATCAAGCCCCCTATAAGCCTAAGGGAATGGTGCTGGGAACTGTTCCCCGCGTTTTGGCTTTGTCCACTGGGAGTGGGGTTGTGGGACGGGAACCTATACATTGGGCCTACATTGAAGAGGACGGCCGTGTGTTAGAAAATGGAAAGTTTGTGGACTTGTCAATCGGAGATCGTGATCGTAACATCCCAGATGGCAAGGATGTTGAGGCCTTCGTGGAGCTTGTGGATCGCCGCCGACCGGATGTCATTGGCGTCAGCGGCATGTCCCCCGAGACTCGTCGTTTATACAAACTCCTGGCTGAGGTTGTCGACAAAAAGGATCTGCGCGGCGCTCCGTACACCGATGACCATGACGAAGAGATCAGTGATCGCTTGGAAGTGATCATTGTGAACGACGAGGTGGCGCGTCTCTATCAGCACAGCGAACGGGCAAAGAAAGACCACCCCAGCTTTGCCCCTTTGACACATTACTGCGTTGCTCTAGCTAAGTACCTGCAGAGTCCCTTGAAGGAGTATGCTTCGTTAGGCCGGGACATTGTCTCTATTCAGTTCAAGCCGGGTCAGCAGCTGGTTACCCAAGAGCTACTTCTAAAACAACTAGAAACGGCATTGGTGGATATGGTTAACCTTGTTGGTGTGGATATTAATGAAGCGGTTACGGATTCCTCGACGGCCAACCTTCTTCCTTACGTTTGTGGTCTTGGTCCTCGTAAGGCAGCTCATCTACTCAAGATCGTCAACATGAACGGTGGCGTGGTGAACAACCGTGTAGAGCTTCTGGGTGTGAATGCGCAGTATCCAGCAATGGGCGTCAAGGTCTGGAACAACTGTGCCAGCTTCCTGTACATCGATTTCGAGAACGTCGATCCGGATGCGGATCCATTGGACAACACACGAGTACACCCCGAGGACTACGATATTGCTCGGAAGATGGCCGCCGATGCCTTGGAGCTagacgaggaagatatcaaagcGGAAACGGATGAGAACGGCACAGGCGCTATCGTGCGTAAACTGTTCCGTGAAGAAGCACAGGACCGAGTCAATGATCTGATTCTGGAGGAGTATGCGGAACAGCTGGAAAAGAATCTGAATCAGCGAAAACGCGCCACACTCGAAACCATTCGGGCAGAACTGCAACAGCCGTATGAGGAACTGCGGAAGCAATATGTCTTCCTCAGTACGGACGACATCTTTACCATGCTCACGGGTGAGACATCGGACACTTTGGCCGAAGGCATGGTGGTGCCAATCTCCATTAAGCGGGTCTCTGACGACCACATTGACGGCAAATTGGATTGTGGTATCGACGCCCTCGTTCCTGAGTCAGAGCTTACCGACCGATATGATATACCCGTGCGGGCACTATACTCACCGCATCAGACCGTGTCGGCCAAGATACTGTTCTTGAATCGTAAAAACTTCACATGCAACGTCTCTTTGCGGGAGGAGCAAGTCAGTCGCCCAGTGTCCAACACGCAAGATCGCTTGCGCGGAGAATGGGATGAGCGgcaagagcagcaggatCGCGAGTCTCTGCAGGAGAAAACTCAAAGTGGGGGACGAACGATGCGAGTCATCAAGCACCCATTGTTTAGGCCATTCAATTCGACCCAGGCGGAGGAGTTTCTGGGCTCGCAAAGTCGGGGTGATGTGGTTATTCGGCCGTCGTCCAAGGGCCATGACCATCTGGCTGTGACGTGGAAGGTGGCCGATGGTATCTTCCAGCATATCGATGTACTGGAGttggacaaagaaaacgagTTCTCCGTTGGACGGACTTTGAAGGTTGGGGGTCGTTATACCTACAGTGACTTAGATGATTTGATcttcaaccatgtcaaagCAATGGCTAAGAAGGTGGATGAAATGATGCTACATGAAAAGTACCAGGACGGCACCAAGGATGCTACTT ATTCTTGGTTGGAGACTTATACGAAAGCTAATCCCAAACGATCCGCCTATGCTTTTTGTATTGATCCCAAACATGCCGGAtactttttcctttgttttaAGGCTGGTGAAAATGCGCGACTGCATAGTTGGCCGGTGAAGGTGATTCCTCAAGGCTACGAGCTCCAACGCAATCCATATCCTGACATGCGGGCGTTATGCAATGGATTTAAGTTATTATTTACCAACATGCAAGCAGGCAAACGGAGgtga